In Camelina sativa cultivar DH55 chromosome 16, Cs, whole genome shotgun sequence, a single window of DNA contains:
- the LOC104752808 gene encoding photosystem I chlorophyll a/b-binding protein 3-1, chloroplastic-like yields MAAQALVSSSLTSSVQTARQIFGSKPAASASQKKSSFFVKAASTPPVKQGANRPLWFASSQSLTYLDGSLPGDYGFDPLGLSDPEGTGGFIEPRWLAYGEIINGRFAMLGAAGAIAPEILGKAGLIPAETALPWFQTGVIPPAGTYSYWADNYTLFVLEMALMGFAEHRRLQDWYNPGSMGKQYFLGLEKGLAGSGDPSYPGGPFFNPLGFGKDEKSMKELKLKEVKNGRLAMLAILGYFIQGLVTGVGPYQNLLDHLADPVNNNVLTSLKFH; encoded by the exons atggcaGCACAAGCACTTGTGTCTTCTTCACTTACCTCCTCTGTTCAGACTGCTAGACAGATCTTTGGCTCCAAACCAGCTGCCTCTGCCTCACAGAAGAAGAGCTCCTTTTTTGTTAAGGCTGCTTCAACTCCACCTGTCAAG CAAGGAGCAAACAGACCATTGTGGTTTGCATCATCGCAAAGTCTCACTTACTTGGATGGCAG CTTACCTGGTGACTATGGATTCGACCCACTTGGTCTTTCAGACCCAGAGGGTACCGGAGGATTCATTGAGCCGAGATGGCTAGCATACGGAGAGATCATCAACGGAAGGTTCGCCATGTTGGGTGCAGCTGGAGCTATTGCTCCTGAGATTCTAGGAAAGGCCGGTCTGATTCCAGCAGAGACTGCTCTTCCCTGGTTCCAAACCGGTGTGATTCCACCTGCAGGGACATACAGCTACTGGGCAGACAATTACACACTCTTTGTTCTCGAGATGGCTTTGATGGGCTTTGCTGAGCACCGGAGGTTACAGGACTGGTACAACCCAGGATCTATGGGGAAACAGTACTTTTTGGGGTTAGAGAAGGGTTTGGCTGGTTCAGGTGACCCATCTTACCCCGGTGGACCTTTCTTTAACCCTCTTGGGTTTGGGAAAGATGAGAAGTCAATGAAGGAGTTGAAACTTAAGGAGGTCAAGAACGGTAGACTAGCTATGCTAGCTATCCTCGGTTACTTTATCCAAGGACTAGTGACCGGAGTGGGGCCTTACCAGAACCTGCTTGATCACTTGGCGGATCCCGTCAACAACAACGTCTTGACCAGCCTCAAGTTCCACTGA
- the LOC104754114 gene encoding LOW QUALITY PROTEIN: putative F-box/kelch-repeat protein At1g61540 (The sequence of the model RefSeq protein was modified relative to this genomic sequence to represent the inferred CDS: inserted 4 bases in 2 codons) produces MSSQARSSAALKDENPLRKRKKKMPSPPSPSPVXEEQTSIMSLPNDLLFNCFARVSRLYYPTLSLVCKTFRSIFASSELYETRSRLNRTEKCXYLCINFPSDPITHWFTLCRETNKNVADKSSGYDLVQVPSPNISLLPAASSSVIAVGSNIYKISGAKSYRDKFWKSTRYSSSVAVLDCRSHRWRQAAGMRVARSSSSTVCLVDGKIYVAGGCKDGIWSDWVEVFDPKTQTWGTIKNPSIEYRYFEDHDLGPERVVKSLGLDGKLYMFGHSSVVYNFEEDRWYSIGVDTDLYRAIDNRSCFDTSSCVVDKVLFIWEKGLFKWFDFKVKLWKELNSVDEGTLPDLRDREYCKMVDLGGKIAVLWEECVTGKNFNRIWCAEISLERLDGDEIWGKVEWFDHVLSVHSSGSLLYADVVSVVV; encoded by the exons ATGTCGTCCCAAGCCAGATCTTCAGCCGCCTTGAAGGACGAGAACCCACTCcgtaaaagaaagaagaaaatgccGTCTCCGCCGTCTCCGTCTCCGGT AGAAGAACAGACCTCTATCATGTCACTTCCAAATGACTTGTTGTTCAACTGCTTTGCACGCGTCTCTAGATTGTACTATCCAACACTCTCCCTCGTTTGCAAAACTTTCCGATCCATTTTTGCTTCATCGGAGCTTTACGAGACCCGATCACGCTTAAACCGTACCGAGAAGTG CTATCTTTGCATAAACTTCCCTTCCGACCCTATCACACATTGGTTCACTCTCTGCCGGGAAACTAATAAAAACGTAGCCGACAAGTCAAGTGGCTATGATCTTGTCCAAGTTCCGTCTCCCAATATTAGTTTGCTTCCTGCTGCATCGTCGAGTGTCATAGCCGTTGGTTCTAACATCTACAAAATCAGCGGCGCTAAATCTTATAGAGACAAATTCTGGAAATCGACACGCTATTCTTCTTCTGTCGCTGTCCTTGATTGTAGGAGTCACAGGTGGCGTCAGGCTGCAGGAATGCGAGTGGCCCGGAGCTCTTCGTCCACCGTATGCTTAGTTGATGGGAAGATATATGTAGCAGGAGGCTGTAAAGACGGCATCTGGTCGGACTGGGTGGAAGTGTTTGATCCAAAGACTCAAACTTGGGGCACTATCAAGAACCCAAGCATCGAGTATCGATACTTTGAAGATCATGATCTTGGACCTGAACGTGTAGTCAAAAGCTTAGGCCTTGATGgaaaattatacatgtttggGCATTCATCAGTGGTTTACAATTTTGAAGAAGATAGATGGTACAGTATAGGAGTGGATACGGATCTGTATCGTGCAATAGACAATAGGTCTTGCTTTGACACTAGCTCTTGCGTGGTAGACAAGGTCTTGTTTATTTGGGAGAAGGGGTTGTTCAAATGGTTTGACTTTAAGGTTAAATTATGGAAGGAGTTGAACAGTGTTGATGAAGGGACGTTGCCTGATTTACGCGACCGCGAGTATTGTAAAATGGTGGATCTTGGTGGGAAGATAGCGGTTTTGTGGGAAGAGTGTGTGACCGGTAAGAACTTTAATAGGATTTGGTGTGCTGAGATTAGTCTCGAAAGACTCGATGGAGATGAGATTTGGGGGAAGGTTGAATGGTTTGATCATGTGCTTAGTGTCCACTCGTCTGGTTCCTTGCTCTATGCCGATGTTGTTTCCgttgttgtttga
- the LOC104752809 gene encoding MLO-like protein 6 isoform X1, whose amino-acid sequence MADDPVKEKTLEETSTWAVAVVCFVLLLISIVIEKLIHKIGSWFKNKNKKALYEALEKVKAELMLMGFISLLLTIGQGYISNICIPKNIAASMHPCSPSEEARKYGKKDVPKVEDGENDDENSRRKLLQLVDSFIPRRSLATKGYDKCAEKGKVAFVSAYGMHQLHIFIFVLAVCHVIYCIVTYALGKTKMRRWKRWEEETKTIEYQYSHDPERFRFARDTSFGRRHLNFWSRTTITLWIVCFFRQFFRSVTKVDYLTLRHGFIMAHLAPGSDARFDFRKYIQRSLEEDFKTIVEINPVIWFVAVLFLLTNTNGLNSYLWLPFIPFVVILVVGTKLQVIITKLGLRIQEKGDVVKGTPLVQPGDHFFWFGRPRFILFLIHLVLFTNAFQLAFFVWSTYEFKLKNCFHESSVDVIIRISIGLIVQILCSYVTLPLYALVTQMGSKMKPTVFNERVATALKSWHHTAKKQMKHGRSSESTTPFSSRPTTPTHGSSPIHLLRNVPHKRSRSFDDGFANSMSPRRNSDFDSWDPESQSPHHETAEASTNSVSNHRSRFGEEDSEKKLVASSVELPPGPGHIRTQQHEISNVSLRDFSFKR is encoded by the exons ATGGCGGATGATCcagtgaaagaaaaaacattagagGAAACTTCTACATGGGCCGTCGCTGTGGTTTGCTTCGTCCTGCTTCTGATTTCGATCGTAATTGAGAAACTTATTCATAAAATTGGATCC TGGtttaagaacaagaacaaaaaagctTTATATGAAGCTCTTGAAAAAGTGAAAGCag agctTATGCTGATGGGATTCATATCACTACTGCTTACTATTGGACAAGGCTACATCTCAAATATTTGCATCCCTAAGAACATCGCAGCGTCCATGCACCCTTGTAGTCCATCCGAAGAGGCGAGAAAGTACGGTAAGAAAGATGTCCCAAAGGTGGAAGACGGAGAAAACGACGATGAAAACTCGCGTCGAAAGCTTCTCCAATTAGTCGATTCTTTCATTCCTCGAAGGAGTTTGGCTACTAAAGGTTATGATAAGTGTGCAGAGAAG GGAAAAGTCGCTTTTGTATCGGCTTATGGCATGCATCAGCTTCATATATTCATCTTTGTTCTTGCGGTTTGTCATGTAATCTACTGCATTGTTACTTATGCTTTGGGCAAGACcaag ATGAGAAGGTGGAAGAGGTGGGAAGAGGAGACGAAGACAATCGAGTATCAGTATTCGCACG ATCCCGAGAGGTTTAGGTTCGCGAGGGATACATCTTTCGGGCGTAGACATCTAAATTTCTGGAGCAGAACAACTATTACGCTGTGGATTGTATGTTTTTTCAGACAGTTCTTTAGATCTGTAACCAAAGTTGATTACTTAACACTGAGACATGGTTTCATCATG GCTCATTTGGCTCCTGGGAGTGATGCAAGATTCGATTTCCGAAAGTACATTCAGAGATCATTAGAGGAAGACTTCAAAACCATTGTCGAGATCAA TCCTGTGATCTGGTTCGTCGCCGTGCTATTCCTCTTGACCAACACAAACG GATTGAATTCTTACCTCTGGTTACCATTCATTCCCTTCGTC GTGATTCTTGTTGTTGGGACAAAACTTCAAGTGATAATAACAAAACTGGGACTTAGAATCCAAGAGAAAGGTGACGTAGTGAAAGGCACACCACTAGTTCAGCCTGGTGATCATTTCTTCTGGTTCGGTCGCCCACGTTTCATTCTCTTCCTCATTCACTTAGTTCTCTTCACG AACGCGTTTCAACTAGCTTTCTTTGTCTGGAGTACG TATGAATTCAAACTCAAGAACTGTTTCCATGAAAGCAGTGTAGATGTCATCATCAGAATCTCAATCGG ACTTATTGTCCAGATTCTTTGCAGCTACGTTACTCTTCCTCTTTACGCTCTAGTCACTCAG ATGGGTTCAAAGATGAAACCAACAGTGTTCAACGAGAGAGTAGCAACAGCATTAAAGAGTTGGCACCACACAGCAAAGAAACAGATGAAACATGGAAGGAGTTCAGAATCAACAACACCTTTCTCTAGCAGACCAACAACACCAACGCATGGTTCTTCTCCGATTCATCTCCTTCGCAACGTCCCTCACAAACGAAGCAGAAGCTTCGACGACGGCTTCGCGAACTCAATGTCTCCGAGGAGAAACTCCGATTTCGATTCGTGGGATCCTGAGTCTCAATCTCCACACCACGAAACTGCTGAGGCTTCGACGAATTCAGTTTCGAATCATCGTTCTAggtttggagaagaagattctgAGAAAAAGCTTGTTGCTTCATCTGTTGAACTACCTCCTGGACCTGGTCACATTCGAACTCAGCAGCATGAGATTAGTAATGTAAGCTTAAGGGATTTTTCGTTTAAGCgatga
- the LOC104752809 gene encoding MLO-like protein 6 isoform X2, whose product MADDPVKEKTLEETSTWAVAVVCFVLLLISIVIEKLIHKIGSWFKNKNKKALYEALEKVKAELMLMGFISLLLTIGQGYISNICIPKNIAASMHPCSPSEEARKYGKKDVPKVEDGENDDENSRRKLLQLVDSFIPRRSLATKGYDKCAEKGKVAFVSAYGMHQLHIFIFVLAVCHVIYCIVTYALGKTKMRRWKRWEEETKTIEYQYSHDPERFRFARDTSFGRRHLNFWSRTTITLWIVCFFRQFFRSVTKVDYLTLRHGFIMAHLAPGSDARFDFRKYIQRSLEEDFKTIVEINPVIWFVAVLFLLTNTNGLNSYLWLPFIPFVVILVVGTKLQVIITKLGLRIQEKGDVVKGTPLVQPGDHFFWFGRPRFILFLIHLVLFTNAFQLAFFVWSTYEFKLKNCFHESSVDVIIRISIGLIVQILCSYVTLPLYALVTQMGSKMTHTHKDPNFQFQNLIFFEFEESLVKMGSKMTQHIKIVTLQFQNLIFI is encoded by the exons ATGGCGGATGATCcagtgaaagaaaaaacattagagGAAACTTCTACATGGGCCGTCGCTGTGGTTTGCTTCGTCCTGCTTCTGATTTCGATCGTAATTGAGAAACTTATTCATAAAATTGGATCC TGGtttaagaacaagaacaaaaaagctTTATATGAAGCTCTTGAAAAAGTGAAAGCag agctTATGCTGATGGGATTCATATCACTACTGCTTACTATTGGACAAGGCTACATCTCAAATATTTGCATCCCTAAGAACATCGCAGCGTCCATGCACCCTTGTAGTCCATCCGAAGAGGCGAGAAAGTACGGTAAGAAAGATGTCCCAAAGGTGGAAGACGGAGAAAACGACGATGAAAACTCGCGTCGAAAGCTTCTCCAATTAGTCGATTCTTTCATTCCTCGAAGGAGTTTGGCTACTAAAGGTTATGATAAGTGTGCAGAGAAG GGAAAAGTCGCTTTTGTATCGGCTTATGGCATGCATCAGCTTCATATATTCATCTTTGTTCTTGCGGTTTGTCATGTAATCTACTGCATTGTTACTTATGCTTTGGGCAAGACcaag ATGAGAAGGTGGAAGAGGTGGGAAGAGGAGACGAAGACAATCGAGTATCAGTATTCGCACG ATCCCGAGAGGTTTAGGTTCGCGAGGGATACATCTTTCGGGCGTAGACATCTAAATTTCTGGAGCAGAACAACTATTACGCTGTGGATTGTATGTTTTTTCAGACAGTTCTTTAGATCTGTAACCAAAGTTGATTACTTAACACTGAGACATGGTTTCATCATG GCTCATTTGGCTCCTGGGAGTGATGCAAGATTCGATTTCCGAAAGTACATTCAGAGATCATTAGAGGAAGACTTCAAAACCATTGTCGAGATCAA TCCTGTGATCTGGTTCGTCGCCGTGCTATTCCTCTTGACCAACACAAACG GATTGAATTCTTACCTCTGGTTACCATTCATTCCCTTCGTC GTGATTCTTGTTGTTGGGACAAAACTTCAAGTGATAATAACAAAACTGGGACTTAGAATCCAAGAGAAAGGTGACGTAGTGAAAGGCACACCACTAGTTCAGCCTGGTGATCATTTCTTCTGGTTCGGTCGCCCACGTTTCATTCTCTTCCTCATTCACTTAGTTCTCTTCACG AACGCGTTTCAACTAGCTTTCTTTGTCTGGAGTACG TATGAATTCAAACTCAAGAACTGTTTCCATGAAAGCAGTGTAGATGTCATCATCAGAATCTCAATCGG ACTTATTGTCCAGATTCTTTGCAGCTACGTTACTCTTCCTCTTTACGCTCTAGTCACTCAG ATGGGTTCAAAGatgacacacacacataaagaTCCTAACTTTCAATTTCAAAATCTGATCTTTTTTGAATTTGAGGAATCTTTGGTGAAGATGGGTTCAAAGATGACACAACACATAAAAATTGTAACTTTGCAAtttcaaaatctgatttttatttga
- the LOC109129604 gene encoding protein RALF-like 9 yields the protein MGMSKSVKVILSLALVVFLALAATTTEAKYIDYGDMNRGDHARNCDKARPESCKKVEANPYKRGCELATRCRRIPGAAKN from the coding sequence atggggATGTCTAAAAGTGTCAAGGTTATTCTATCTCTCGCCCTTGTAGTGTTCTTAGCTCTTGCAGCAACCACGACCGAGGCAAAATACATAGACTATGGCGACATGAATCGTGGAGATCATGCTAGAAACTGTGACAAAGCGCGCCCTGAATCCTGCAAGAAGGTAGAAGCTAATCCATATAAGAGAGGATGCGAATTGGCCACACGTTGCCGTCGCATTCCAGGTGCTgcaaaaaactga